The following DNA comes from Carassius carassius chromosome 41, fCarCar2.1, whole genome shotgun sequence.
aaaacagacatcgcgttgttttcatatggattactgtatcacagaatatctgttttcggcggcacttgtttagtttaaaaatagacatgtcaagctttctatagatatctcccccatgtattttcgttgagtattcacggagttacagttcattttaatgacttgtttgtaaatgaagataagcgcagacaaaggctgcagacagcacaccttgtttgttatctttattttataagtgcacaaagttttgttgtcattatgtctgtatccaaaaaaaagtagaccctttacagattcgattgatgtattgctcttatctgtacgattaaaactgaaagtgtaatttaaggtcttttcggggttatcaggagaaaatgactcaaaacgcgtatccgcgttaatcgactcgaaagggtttaactaccatagtacgatgcatctttaaaaaaatcaactAGATAGTCACTACTGTTTCCTGAAACCATGGTACCTGTGTCGCAAAACCATGGTTTGAACCACATTGGTTGGAGCTGTCGTTATgacgttcttcttcttcttcttcgatctaatggcGGACTGGTGCTATGAGCACATATCGCCACCTGCTGTAAATTTGGTTCTTTTCTCTTTTCGACTGCGCTTTCTTAGTGACGATGTGGAGTAATTACGTTAACAACTCAACATTCATTCTttgcacaataaaatataaacatatataaacacaatgtTGTCTTCTCTGATCCCAAAAATCTATAACtattaatttcacaatttcatatttattaatttcttattgaatattgatagatcagcacaattaaaatgaaaataaatgatggGTTTTACTGTTGATCAATGATCACTGTGATTGTTATACTATTGTGTACACCTGTTGCATATTTTGCTTAAGATCATTAGCCTACCTATTTAAGTCCCCTTGCCATACAGCTATGTGTTCATATGACCTATATGAAAATGACGCGAAAACCACAATTTTACAGTTCAAACAAAGTTACAGTTCTTTTGGAGGAGGtggagaataaaaaaatacagctattttcaaagctgaaaaTTGTGTAACAAATGCTGATAAAATCCTGGGCAGAaatcaccccccaaaaaaatgctGCTGGCTATGGTTAAGAGCGAAGCCCAGAAGAAGTTAGAAAAAAGTGGACGGACTTCGCAAGTGTGACAAAACAGAGGGCTGCAGCACGTAGAAGGGAAGCAAAAAAGACTGGTGGGGTTATCAACTCCGTTTGTCCTCTGACTGCAGAGGAAGAGAGagttttggccatcctggggcctgATGCCTTGGAAGGGATCCCTGGAGGCATAGATGCATGTGCGTCAACCAGGCCTTTGAATTCAAAGTTGAGCCCTGGAACATCAGACCCCCTTCACCCTGGCCCTGGAACATCAGGCCCCCTCCACCCTGGCCCCGGAACATCAGACCCCCTCCACCCTGGCCCTGGAACATCAGGCCCCCTCCACCCTGGCCCTGGAACATCAGACCCCCTCCACCCTGGCCCTGGAACATCAGGCCCCCTCCACCCTGGCCCTGGAACATCAGGCCCCCTCCACCCTGGCCCTGGAACATCAGGCCCCCTCCACCCTGGCCCTGGAACATCAGGCCCCCTCCACCCTGGTCCTGGAACATCAGAACCCCTTCACCCTGGCCCTGGAACATCAGGCCCCCTCCACCCTGGTCCTGGAACATCAGAACCCCTCCAGCCTGCCCCTGGAACATCAGCAATGAGTCCTGGTCTTGGGCTATTGCTTCCTTCTTCTGACTCCCCTCAGTCTGAGGCCTCCTCATGTGCTGGGCAACGTCGTTCTGGCATTCTAGAAAACCAGACATTAATCTCCTGCCAAAGGAGAAACAGGGGACGTTGTAGCTGCAGTGAGAAGCTGCTTCAGTCGGAGAAGAAGAAATTATCTGAACTCCAGGGAATCAGGAGAGAACTGAGCGCCCTGAAGGAGAAGAAAGGCCAACATCATCAGGAGGTTATGGCCTATAGGAGGGCTAAATTGGAACTCCTGCAACAACAAGCCAGCAAGTAAGTGAAAATTGTGTTATTTACTCAGTATGGAAAGTCAAATCATGTGTGGCTGACAGCCatgtaatctttttttcttttttttcagatccACAGATGtaaccctcttttttttttttggctacatTGTTGGCCATCATGCCTCACGTCTGGCAAATGGGGCACTGGTGAAGCTGTGAGTTGCATGGCATTCAATTTGTTTTTGAGTGATgaagttaaataaatacaaatacaaataaatgaaatacaaataaataaaaaatgttatggcCAAAGGCAAATATACTCTTTTGTAATATGTATTTCAAGTGCTTTTCTAATACACTGGGCATTCAGTTTAATATGAGGAAAAGAGCATACTATTGTAACTTGACTCAAAGTAGTATATTAATGGCATATAAAAATGCAGGCATTACTGAGTGAAGCTGAAGCATGTTTACCATGCCATGTCATCCTTTATTAAATACCTGAATAACGTGACCAAGCCTGATAATGAAACATATGAAATGGaactttgattttattttagtgGTGAGCCACCATCACATAGAccataaagtaaatgaaaattttgtttaTTCACAACATTAATATCATCAATGACAATATAAgccaaacataacacaaaacactCTTAAGTACTGAGACTATTCTTAAGAGAAGaatgaaaattatgaaataacGGAATGACAACAGTCTATTTTAAAGCAAATCaacatatacaatatattaatGTTGTACCTTATTACTATAACAAATCAAAGATGGTAATAATTAATTGTAGTAATTTAATTTAGAATGATTATTAGCCAAGGTGTTTCTATTAACTCAAAAGCAGGTGTACTAATGCCTCTCCTTATAaaacagtgtgtatgtgtttttcaaGTGCTCAACAATGGCAGCTTTACAAAGATTCTTACAGCTGGAGCACAGAAGGCGACTGAGAAGTCAATCAGTTTATATAAATGCCCACATAAGGACAAATTTTACCCCTCTTGACTCACTATCTGATGATGCAATTTTAAGAAAATTCCGTCTTCCAAGGACCAAGATCCTTGAATTATTTCAGATAGTAAAACCACACCTTCAGAGGGCAACAAGAAGAAACTACGCCTTAAGTCCAGAGGTGCAGTTACAGCTACACTGCATTATTTTGCTGTTGGAAGTtttatggaggtggtgggtgatggcctgGGGCTCAGCAAGTCTTCAGTCAGCAAAACTGTGACAACAGTAACACCTTTGCTTTTAAAGCTGATGAAGAGCATCCTGGTTTTCCCCAAAACTCCCGAGGAAATACAGCTGGCCAATCAACAATTCTATGATCTTGACAACATCCCCAGAGTGATTGGCATCATTGATGGCACCCTAATCCCAGTATTAAGCCCTAAGGTAAATGAGCCCTTGTAGATTTGCAGGAAGGGCTATCCAGCCATTAATGTTCAAGTAGTGTGTGATCACCAGGGAATGTTCACTGACATTGTGGCAAAATGGCctggaagcacacatgactctttcGCATGGGCCAATTCGGCAATTTGCCAGGTGGCTGAAGAAGgtggctttggtgatagctggctcCTGGGAGACAGTGGATATCCTCTTCGCCCCTACCTCTTGAcacctgtgcagcatccagccaccattGCAGAGGAAAGGTTTAATCAGGCCCATGGAAGGACACGCTCTATAGTGGAGAGGACTATAGGACTGTGGAAACAACGTTTTCGCTGCATCAGCAAGTCCAGTGTTGGCCTGAAGCTAAACCCCACCAAAAGCTGCTCTGTTATTGTGGTTACTGCAATTCTCCACAACATTGCAGTCAGGGAAAATGTCCAGCTTCCTGAGGAGGAAGTTGATGCCGTTGGAGCCAATGGTGAGGAAGATGCTgtttctgatgatgatgatgatgatgatgatccttTGAACCCACATCAAGGCAGAATGCATCCTGCAGGAGCAGAAGTCAGAGAACTTTTAATTCAGAATATGTTTGGATGGTAGGCtaatacagtattttacagtttGGATACTGTGTTttctattatttgtttaatttaatcttaatttaataaataatgttgtttATTTGCCTATGTTTTCCCCCAGCAGACTTCACTTAAATACTTTTGAaaacaataaatatgtatttgtttcttataacACCATGAGAATATTATATTCTACTACACAAAACTGCCTATTTATACAATTTTTCTTCATTCATTGACAAACAATATTGTGGTTTGagtgtgtaatattttaaatagccTATGTTAACGTATGTAAATTAGCCTATGTTAACGTATGTAAATTAGCCTATAGGCTAATTTAGGATAGGCGCAATAAGCTTTTGCTTCTGACTATTCCTTGTCAGACTTTATGTTGATTTATGTCATcatttgttaaatgtttaaatgtctgaataaaataaatctgaatctGCCTACGTTTCCTTAGCGCTAAGCACTGCATGTGTTGCATATATGTGTAATGCTACAGTACAgatacaatttaatatttaagggTAAAccgatttttgtaaaatattgttatatgacAATTTGTCTTTGGGACTTTAACAAAGCTACTCACTTGCACACTCGCCGTTTCTTCGCACACACGAAACCAGGACTGCGTCCCAACCGGCATAAATAATCATTTCGGAgggcacttcgaagggagaataattGCGATCGTCACGCTATTATATCGTTTCAAATAATTTGTAATGAAGAAAGCAAATTGTGTAAAACCTAGGCACCTCGACTTTAAGTCATCCAAATTACTTAAAGTGGATGGTGAAACCTTCGAAAGAAATAGGCTATAGGGTCTATAGCTCTGAATAGAACACATCCCAGCTGCTGCGAAATCAATGACGTCGACACGACAAACTAACTAGGAACTATACTTCTAACCACAGGTCAAGAGCTGTCGTTCCAACCACACACGTTTTCGATGCAGTTTGCGAACGTTCGTTGGAAcgatggtttcgggaaacaccaaaTCGTTGAACTATGCTGATAACGACGGAaattgcgaccatagttggccaacgatgctttcgggaaacgcaccccagagtGTGCAGCCTGGATGATGGGGCGGGGCGACACCAACGATGCTTTCGTGAAACGCACCCCTGGCTGGGCGATAGTGAAACTACGTTTATTAGGagccattttttttgtttatccaaaAGTACTGTCTCGAATTGTCAATATACAATAAAGAGCGTTTTTCAAAGCTCATCCTTAGGCACAGCAGTATTCTATATTTTAGTGCATATATTGGTAAACTGCGGTGGGCCTCCATCATACAAAATCCAGCACGGTAGCAGCTCTTTAGTCGAAAGTTGTTTGCCAGTAAGGCCAGTCACACAAGTACGGAAGCATAGACGGTAAAAACTAATCTTTGTTCATTTTAGCTTTGGGTAAGTTAAAATCTTGTTTATTAGCATACGTGATTAAATTTTTGTGTATTGTGGGTTTGTCTTGTCGATTCATTCTTGCATTTTTTTtagaaactgcattttttttagtCTACTTCATCAACATATGTATTTtaattcaaacacatttaaataattcttgcaaataaacatttattttaatggcaTAGTATTTTTACTAATAGTTGTTCGTAATTTTTCTTTACACCTTCCGTCTGCTTTTTTCACTCAGAAGTTTAAAGTAAAAACTACGaataattaaatctttttttgcGCTTGTGCTGTAATTGTGTTTGTATTTAACGATGTTCTTATCGTCTTTATCTTATAGGCTACTTTTAGCTGTTCACCTTTACCTCAAAATAGTCACTGCTATATAGGGAAATGCTTCATGCAACcacaacaaaattatttaaatacaaatttaactttaaaattaaataaatcttttacttattgttacaattgaaaataatcgTGGCAACACAGTAATTATATTTATGTCAGCGACTTTACTTTACAATACACAATTGGTCTTCCTTCCTTGCTGCAGTTATAAATAAGGGTGAGGCTGTTTCTCAGATTAAAAGAGAAACTGACATCACAACTCCCGCTCCATTTTTGGTCATACCAAGTCGATTGAACtaataaaatgaacacaaaacaacTAACTAGcctaattatgttttattatttggaAAATACGAACTAAAAGACAAAGCATGAATTGGAGTACAGCTGACATTACTGTAACTTTAATAGTGATTAATTCTGTGATTTTAAAAGAAGGACTTCAGTTTTTCAATATTTAGGACTTTTGTCATCCTGTGTCCCTACACAAGTTTGGGTAATTTAAGACGTTGAGAACTCCTTCTGAAAGCAGTGCAgtcagcgaaaaaaaaaaaaaagtttgcaattGCATTCATACCAAATGCATCTGATGATCCAATTCAGCAAATTCTTAACATTTACATAGAACTATAAAaatcgcatatatatatatatatatatatatataatgaaatacacataaatcattttaaataacacattatttttttgacTCAGAGTTGGTTTAGTTTTGGGAGTCAGTGTTTTGGTGAAGGCGGAATAGCCTGTGCAGCTCCACTATGGATGACACGCAGACATCCAGCGATGAAGATATTCAAACAGAAATCAGGTACTCTTATTAAAGACTTGAAATGGTACATATTGATACACCAGTTAAAAATCACAGTGAATTCAGGTAGCTACTTTTGCATTGTAATTGTATTATAGTACTGTAATTGTTTAgtcatatacaaacccgattccaaaaaagttgggacactgtacaaattgtgaataaaaacagaatgaaatGTGGAAGTTTCGAATTTCAAGATTTTATTCagaaaaactgagaaaatgtataattttaagggaaaaataagttgattttaaatttaattgcaTCAACACAAAAAGTtgagacaaggccatgtttaccactgtgtgggatcccctcttcttttataacagtcttgtcTAATAAAGGCTTCTtttctcctttctgatattgctccactatttttcgccgcagcattgggggaattggtgatcctttgCCCATCTTGacctctgagagacactgccactctgagagtctctttttatacccaatcgtGTTGCCAATTGACCTGATAAGTtgtaaattggtcctccagctgttccttatatctATATTTaccttttccagcctcttattgctatctctctcaacttttttggaatgtgtagctctcgtgaaatgcaaaatgagccaatatttggcatgacatttcaaaatgatttactttcgacatttgatatgttatctatattctattgtgaataaaatataggtgtatgagatttgtaaattattccattcctttttttactcacaatttgtacagtgtcccaacgttTTTGCAATCAGGTTTGTAGTATAATATATCTCCTACTAGTAATTGCATAGATATTGCTTGAGTGTTTTCTGAACAAAAACTGgtaaaatgttataatgttatgtcGTAACAGTATGGTATATACAGAATAATTAACCAAGTAACTGGTATTTTGCCATTATTCCATATTTATATAATGGAGAAAAAACTGGTGCCCTTTATAATACCCTGACTCTTTCTCTTCATCAGATTCAGACATATCTGAGGTCTTCTCTATGATGAGTTATTGGTCTCTGCCACGGTCTTTCCATCTTAGAACTATTTGCCACAGGTACAGAGTTTTGCAAAGATATACTAGCAGAACTTGAGCTTTGTACAATatgttttgtgcataaaatttaaaattcttGCCATTTATATTAgtaaatgcttttgttttgttttttataaaaatgtttaaatgttgtcTTTTGCAGAGcttgaaaaggaaaaaagaagttccaatatttttttgttgcaatgcTTGCTGCTGCACAATGGTCCCACATTGTTGTtccaatgtttttaaaatttttatgtacatgttataatgtgatttttttttaatttacatttattcatttagcagacaattttattatttcatgttgTAGATCATGAAATAGTCATTAATTTACCATTGAGATACAAGTtttaacaaaaaactaaataaattataaaatgataaacctcACAACTGAACCTTTAAACCCTTTTTTAAGAAAAGGAATGAATCGGAAGTATGAATTATTATATCATTAAAAACGGATTTATGTGGGTGAATTTTCGCATTGTCTGAACAAAAACTGCAGACTGgatgtttgaaaatgaaaattcattctctgccagtagGAGGTGTTTTTGGTATGTCAGAAATATAATGGTTTCCATGGCAATGGCTGTAAACAAAGCGGCTCAGCTCATAAATTATACTTAATCAGGTAATATTAAAATGTGATCAAAACTTTTTTGAAGACCACCAGTTCCCTTCAGAGGttcattcatataaaaacatgaattagTAAGAATGAGAAAAGTGTGAAAACAAATTTAGCCTATATTGACGAGGAAAGTCTACTGATGAGTTACCAGCATAAGCCTACatttaattttagtcattttaacttaGGGCTGTCAatccattaaaatatataatttattgcattattatcaTGACTAAACTCCTAAATAATCACAATTTAATCACATATTTTTTATCTGTTCTAAATGTaccttaaattaatacttttccccccagtttcacagacaaggcttaagctagttccagactaaaatgcatgtttgacctgtctcaactgaaaatatattGCTCTGACATATCTAAAAGtatgtcagtgtcattgttctgtgtGAAGATCCTTACATTTTTTTCTACGGCATTTTttgtaaaagttgcttaaatatcttaCTTTAATTAAGGCCTAGTCCTGGTTTGAGATAAGACCTGTTTGTGAAATCAGGCCTTCGAGTTTTTAATCTAATCAAAATGGGCATGGACAAATATGGATgctttatgttatatatttttattaatagtgaAACCGTAGTTAACAGAGCATGTGGAGTAGACATGTTTCATAGGTCATAGATGTTTTTCAAAGAACTTGTTCATGTCTAttagagaaaaaacaaacaaacaaact
Coding sequences within:
- the LOC132123008 gene encoding putative nuclease HARBI1 is translated as MEVVGDGLGLSKSSVSKTVTTVTPLLLKLMKSILVFPKTPEEIQLANQQFYDLDNIPRVIGIIDGTLIPVLSPKGMFTDIVAKWPGSTHDSFAWANSAICQVAEEGGFGDSWLLGDSGYPLRPYLLTPVQHPATIAEERFNQAHGRTRSIVERTIGLWKQRFRCISKSSVGLKLNPTKSCSVIVVTAILHNIAVRENVQLPEEEVDAVGANGEEDAVSDDDDDDDDPLNPHQGRMHPAGAEVRELLIQNMFGW